In Cygnus atratus isolate AKBS03 ecotype Queensland, Australia chromosome 14, CAtr_DNAZoo_HiC_assembly, whole genome shotgun sequence, the DNA window aaaatcttcataaaaataaagccacctATATTTAACTAAGTCCTCAAAGCTGTCATACGCTGATATAAAGGTTTTGTTCAGAAATCTAGTTATGTCTAAACAGCTATTCTAGAGATGAACTTTGTAATAAGTAAAGACAAGATTAAATACTGTTGTCATTAAAGAAATTCCAGTTTGAGAAGGGATGAGAACATCTGAGGTCATCAGCCTTATGCCACGTTACATTTGTGGCAAAAGCATGactacagaaaattaatattaaagtaAGTAGAATTTCCACATCCCAAAGAGCAGCTTGAAATGATTGCACAAGTTGCTTGCATTTAAATGTTATAAAGCTTTATATATGTGCTTGAACTTAGAGGGAGGTCCTCACTTCTGCACCAAATGCCAGCACAAGACAAATTGCCATGAATTTTCACAATAAGAGATGAGATGGTGCTTTTCTTGGCCCTTACAGAATGTGAATCATGGCTGATAGTTAtttataaatgataaaaatcagTCTACCTGTTCTAGGTAGTCTGGCTAGGCTGACAGACTTTATGTGGCCAACAAGTCCATGCACAACCaataaataggatttttttttaaactatgtaGTGTTCATAAAACAGTAGTAGCACAAGTCTAAGCTCTACTACATGTGACTTTTCATCTCACCTAGCTTtgctgaactttaaaaaaaatgcatatataacATGTaggatttgaaaaataaaatactggcTTTGTTGgcattctttgttttgaaaaaaaatctgtggtcCCAAATCGGCTCTTTTGAGTTCTTAATAGCTGCAGGTAAACAACAACTGTGCAGAACACAGGTTTTTGCAAGCATCAAATCCCCTTTAAATTTGTAAATGGTACAAAGGTTTTTGCAGAGGCTTTAAAAACTGAGATGAGCTTTCTCTGAAGGTAAAGCACAGTGTAGTGTatattcaaaagagaaatgaaatgctttgaaaaaaaagacaaaaagattcAAAAAGCTGCTTGTGTCAATATACCATGAAAACTCCCAAAGCTAAAACTGCAGTGCATATTTGAATAGGATCACTTACTTGCTAAAGTCTTTGTTTCATTGGAAAGTGGGCACGGCCCATCAGAAGTGGGTCAGCAAGCTAGAGTCCTTACACGGAACATTCATGAAGCCCAGTGATTTCAGCAGGCTTAGGCTTTATGaaaaaacatcagcttttaCAGGGATGAGTGGATCAAATGTGGATTCCGGGTCCTGGGAAACACACATCAAAAGCTACTctgtcttgtttaaaaaatgttactgttttttaaacaataatgttatttatattacggtttttaaacaaaaatgttatttcagtgaCGTCTACATGTGCTTTGCTACAGCTAAACTCAGATTCCACCTAGACTATCAGGCTTCGGTTACAGGTTTCAAATGAGGCTGGGATCTTTCCTTTAGATACGTGTGCTGAGATGTTCAGTGACAGACACCCAGCTCCCCTTCATCCAGTCAATgcacacagcaagaaaaaccACCAGTATTACATTTGctaccttcttttttcttttagcagctTTCATTGAGTACATGACCGAGTAGAGTCATAGCTGTATTCCTGCCAGGAATCAGGACACAATCACAAACTAAGAGTCCTACGTGAGCAGACAGCGTCTGTTCAGTAAACTAGGTATTTAGctacagcagcacaggggatAATAACTATGGTGTGGCAGCACTGactgttgggttttgtttccctctggcaggaaatgcattttgagGATCTTGTTCTTCTTTCAGCCCCACAGAGAGCATGCATCCGTCTTCACATTGGTGTTACCAGAATTTTAGGACTCTTCTTGGAATTCCTAGCTCCAGTGGTTTGTTGCccatttctgaaactgaaagcaaGTACGAGACTGAGAAGCTAGAGAATATTTTACAGACACTTACCCCTCCTAATCGGCACTGCTAAAATAACCAGGTTATGGTACTTATAtaaacattggaaaaaaacaatgtttcctCTCTGAAGTATGCCCTTCTGGATGGAAGAAGCAATGCAGCAGACAACATTTAGAACTTGAATTTAATTCAGTGACTGTAATTCAGTTACTTCATTCTGTTTATGCAGGATGTCTCCAAAGGGAATGTGGTTGGACTCCAGGATTTCCAGCTACAATTCATCAACTGCAGAGCTAAAAAGCTATGGGTCAGACATATGAGAAGCCCCTAATTGTCATAAATAGCAGCGTGCCCGTATCAAGGAACCTGGCCTGAGAATTCTTCTTATTCCGAAAGCATAATGACAGCTCCGTTACTGACCCCAGGTTAGATACAGGCAATTCCaagttggggtttttttttttttggttaaggGAAAATTCCATTCACAATACACATTCTCACTACGGCAGACAGTATTtatgcatttgcatttcagctAATTCAGTTTCTCTCTATGTGAGTTTTCCAGCCCACAACAGCAGCTAGAAAACACCATCTCTCTCCACTGCACTTGCACTATAATATACGAGACAGATTTCAGGGGGCATATTTGCTCAGAGTACCCTAAATAGAATCTGGTGGGGCAGGAGGACTGTTGCTGTTTACAGCTATACcagccaaacaaacaaccaGGAGAAAGAGCTGTCCTGGTGTCTCTAACCTCCCAAGGAAAAGAGGCTAGAATATCAAAAGCCTGTGCTTAATTTAGAGTAGCACCTAACAAATTtatactgaaagagaaaagtgttttgtaaCTTAAATTGTCCTACTAAATGGCTAATTTAAATGCAGAGTTAAGGAGAGGGACTTATATCCATGTTGCTAAGTAACTTACtcctgaaagggaaaaacaatacAACAAAAAACGCTTGATGTAAAAGGATGGAAAGCATTGGGAGGCATGAAGCAACAGCCCCAAAGCGATGTGAAGGTCAGCCTTGGTTTGCACGTGTCCGCTTTCAAGCACATCAACCCTCAGGTTCAGAGATTCTGGAGAAACTGTACGATGTCAAAGTCTGTAAAATTAACAACAAATCTAAAGGGCGCTTTGAAAGCTTTGATGTTTTGCAATGGATCTGATGAAATGTTTGCTCATTGTGAAAAGGGACTATGTACAAAGAAGTCCTCAGTTCCTGTGAAGTATGGGATAAATGAAAGCCGACTTACCATTTCACCTTCAGCATTTGTTCAAAGCTCTCAGGCAGAGAATTTCCATAGCTCTCTGGGAGGAACAGGGTAAGGATCCCTATCAGCACAGTCAGGCTTCCCATGAGGATATATGGTAGGATTCTGTCGTAGGCACCTGGCAGAACACAGGACGTAACAACATTAGTTTATATTCCAGACATAGCTGCAATGCAGAATTAATTTGGAATAATTAGCTGAAACCTTTATAAAATATCAAAGGTGAATCCAAACTGGGTTACATCTAGTATCTGCCAGCAAAGACGGAGACTTTTCGATTAAAACTATGCTCTAGGACGATCACCACCTATCATGTCCCATGCTACACCCACGTTTTTCTGGCAGCCGATAGctttttgtacattttcaaCTGGGATAGCCAACATCTTTGCAAGGTAACAGCTCTGCTGGGATCACTGCTGAAAGAAGCAAGTCTTCAGTACTGGGTTGCCATCTGGAACCAAATCCTCAGTAAAATAAGTCAATGTGAGAGACGAAAGTGCTCAGAAGCAACCAAGCACTCATTAGCTGTCTGGGACTGAGCATCCTGCTGGTTCCCTGCAAAGGGAGGGAACTGACTAATGGCAGCTGAACCATTAAATGTGTGTGTGATCCTTAAGTACCCTCCTTTTTGGAAGTGGAGAAGGCATCAGCCTGCAGCGACACAAGAGGCTCTGACCTTGGTCTGCTCAGTTTCTGGTTTTGGACGAGAAAGCAGCGGCCCCtaccagcagcctgcagccagtGCACAAGTGTTCAGGCAGGACGTGAGACTTTCAAATCACAATAgcacaaaaattaaaaggtcTCTCAGTGAAGGGATTAACTAGGAGTTAAAGTATTTAAGGTAGAGAAAGTACCAAACTGAATTtgacagcttcattttttaGTTGGGATACAGCAGCATGCTTTATAATGTGTGGAGTAAATTAGGAGTAAAATGAAGACCCCTGGGTATTTCACTTATATAGCCAGAGTTTGTCATTTGATCTCCTTCTGTGGTCATAGACTGGATGAACTGCAAGCCCTAAGTTAGCCATAGCAGATATCAGCAATTCCCAAGTTTATTCTAAAACCGCCTAAAGTTTCAGAAACTGTTCTGATGACTGGaacaagatattttaaagactgAGCCTATGGAAAcctgagagaaaacagaaataataaaaacttcatCCTGTCTACATCTGTCCATTACTGCTACCTAAGCTGCAACAGAGACTGAAGACCCTAAGGAGCATCGCAGTCATTCCATATTTGTGCAGCACTCAGATGGTAATGAGtgtccaaaacaaaaaaaaaaagcctagagGTAATTAATACTTCTGCTTACAGACCTGCTTACAAGACATGaacaatgtctttttcttttgtgaaactCAAAGAGCTCTGCTTCACTTCTACAGTGTACAACGTGAAACCCAAAGGGAGAGTAGGGACTTAAAAGACAACAAATGAAGGGGCTAGCAGCTGAACCTGTGCCTCAGAAGCTCAGATAATAACTTTTCTGGGCAGTTATGTAGCTCAAGGCAAGAAATGCAAGATGTCTCACCCAGGTAAACGAAGTAAGGAGCAATGATGCTGCCCAGCCTGGAAGCCGTGGATGTAGCTCCGACTGCCATGTTTCTGACCAATGTTGGGTAGAGCTCCACATTGTAGACATAAAGCATTGAAAACGCAGATGTGATGCCAAATTTTCCGAGCATCACCAGGCCAACAGACAGGGCACTGTaatctggaggagaaaaaattaaatcaagatAAATAAACAAGGCCCTTTGCTTAttacttgtatttcttttacctTTCAAAGCCTCTAtcggtgttttttttttttcatttagaagttgtgttgtttttctttcatttgttttgaattctaCAGCATAGTAGCCCCATCCCCAGATCACTTGGCTGTGGACCTCCTGCTGAGCACACGGTAGAAGGCACAAGCAggtttttcacttttcagattttatatttCACTCAGTGAAAGGATGTTCTTGACATGGAACAAAATTCTGGATTATACAGTAAGGAAGCACAAGCTTAAATCCACCCCGGTTTTGCAAAATTCTATGAAGATTTGCACACAGTGAGTTCTGGGAGGCTTGCAGGGTGTTTTTGGCCTTTACACATAACCAGATAAATCACAGTGCACTTTTGGCTCTCACTTTGCAAGCTGGTTCCCCTGGACTATAAAAAGCTCAGTAACCTGACACAATAAGCGAGAGCCATGTGTGACTCAGCATATgcgtatatatataaaaacataaaaataaatcacagccaCAAGTGATCAGCACAAATTTCACCTCAGATTCCAAATTTGGTCACAGCTTCCAGTAATTCCACAGACCCATTAGACAGTAGCATAAAACACCATAACACTGTATTTAATTAAGTGACGTATCAGATCTTGTACCTGTAGGAACAAGCTGGATGAAGAGGACGACGCCACCCCCTAAAAACAAGGTGCCAGCTATTGAGTAGCGCCGAGGCAGGAAGCGGAGGAGAAGCCAGGCGATCACGTAGGATGGGACTTCAACAACCGCCAGGAGGAAGCAGTTGATGTAGACATTGCCATGCAGGTTTGGAGTGTTAAGGGAGAGGCCAAAGTAACCAACTGATGTGAAAAACCTGAGAAAAGCAATAAGAACAAATTATTCCAGAAACACCATTCTCTGAACACCTCCGGTGCTGCCTCAGAGGTTGTTACAAAACTGGGACGTTGCAAAACATTGCCACAGACATCGTGGCTTAAAAACCTCAGTGGCAACCCCAACTTTCTAATGCTGTCATCCCTTGCAGTGCTCATATCCACAGCAGCGTGCAGAGCCCTCTGATTTCTGTCCTTCCTCCATATACTGAACCAAGCACTAGGCTTTGTGGAAGTCAGTCACAAAGGCTTTTCACTGCAACGGGCTCATTAACGGCACCTTGAAACAAGTCTGGAAAGCTTCCCACGCCAGCTACGTTCCTACTCGCAGCAAACTCCAGGGACAGGCTCTCCCACCCTCGGCAGTTTGGTTACGTCTTACTGGACTCTTCTCAACAGAGCTGGACCTTCAGGATTCAAATCTCAAGAGTGCCTTACTACGGCACGCCAAACGTGCTAGCCAGTTCCTTTCTGCTGGGGGAAATATGTACAGAAAAGGGCCGCAGTTTGTCTACATGGCACTATTTGGTCGTCATTCCTTGTGGTTGCCCAGGCAGGGACCAGGATCCCAGTGAGACAGGCACTGCACAGAAACACAACGAAAACGCTGGCCATGGGTCTGGTTCTGGTTCTGTCTCTGCTTCGAGACATTTCCCTTCAAATAGAGATTATAGAGATGGGAGCTTcttaaaaagacaacaacaaaaaaaaacaacacaagttgctatatatattttcttaattatttccCATCTGAGTTGAGGCTACCATCCCCACACTCGTACATATTAATGCAGTGCGGGTGCAAGGGCCACTGAGGGGCACAAACCAGCCAAGGACCACGTGTGGGTAGGCTCCGAGGCTGAAACTTATCTAAACCTGTGCCATGTGCCCTCAAATCAGAAATCGTTCTATTGCCTGGGTACTTTAGGAATACACATTTCCTTACCACAAAAGTAATGACATAATAGTAATAGTTGCAATGTTTCGGGTTCGAAATAGGTCCAGAAGGAtagccttctgctgctgctgaggcttcGAATCCTgcatctgaaggaaaaaggaagacaaaaccaaaaaaattcCCACACCTCAGAGCACAACAACCTTTGCACACCCACACGTCTGGGCAGTTACGAGGTTACGGCTATCCCAGGGCCCCACCAGGCAGCCCAAGCTCTGCAGCGGGGTGCGGTCCTTAGGTAGAGCTCGTCTCTGCACCCAGCTGTGCAAACCTTCCAGGTTTTGTTAAATGGGTAGCACTGGGACCTCTGCACCATGCTGACTACTTAACAAGGAGTATTACTGACAAGAAAGATGCACGAACACTTCCTTAAGGATCTAACGCAGTCCTTCCAGGAGTAACCTCATGACTGAAGGCATTTTTCCGTGCACTGCACTCAGCTCTCTTCCATTCAACCTTCGCAAACGGTGTGAGATAAATGCAAGTTATCGCCCAgttttgctgcctgctgcttggTCTCAGAAACACGTGAGTGATCGACAGCGGTCCCACCCGCTGGGGCCTGAAAGAGTCAGGTCCAAAATGAAGGACAAATGAGCTCTGGCTGCGAAGGAAAGTGCTTCCAGAGTTCCCATAGCTGGAACGTGTGCTAGAATTTACAGCGTAACTTAggcttggaaaagaaatcttcagCCCAGCCAAAGTTTGAGCAGGACGTTCGATAAATCGATACCGCCAGCAACGGTGCAGCATTTCTCTCCTGCAGATATCACAAAGGGGTGTGCAGTGCTTTGCTCTCTTCCGTATCAGCAGACACAAAACGCAGGTGCTGATAAGATGCAGAAAGGTGGGATCTGACACACAGACCCACGGTCATCCTCGGCACAAGGCTGGAGGCGTTGCGGATTTCTCTGCACAGGAGCCGTGCCCGTGCCTCTTCAGCAGGAGCTCTGGGGGAGGACGAGCTGCCAGAGGGGGAGGCGAGCACGAAACCCAGCCGTGCTGCTGCGGCCGTGAGCCTGCTTGGTGCTAGGCTTCCTCCTCTTAACcaataaatatgaaatgcaagaaaaaatctGCCTGCAGAAGAATTTCATGTGATCCGGTGCCTTCTCTCTAGTCACACGTTTCAAGGGCACTTGTAGCATTTGGTGCTTTGTGCGACTGGAGCATCCCGTGGGGCTCCGTGGGGCCCCGGCACACGTGGACCTGGACTTGGTGCCCCTGTGCAGCCCCTGTGAAGAGCCCCTGTTAAAGTGCAAACCGCTGACACCGCGCTGGGACGGGGCTGAACGCGTCCTCCTTGGGTCTCCTCCGTGCCCGAAGGGTGAAGCAAGCTGGGTCACCCTTGCTCTGAAAACCACAACCAACCACTGCTGCGGAACAGAGCTTTactgtaaaaagcaaacaaataagtAAGCCCTCTGGCTTCTCATCTTGAGTTTGCTAACCCAACACTTACCTCACGCCaacagccagcaccagcccctaAGAGCTGCTGTTGGAAGCCATTCCTGCCCTGGCATTTCACAACAAGTCAACTGGCCAAAGGGGAAAGCTGCTGACGAGGTAAAGTGACAGGGCACGTGAAACATACCTCCGCGGTGTCGAAAATCACAGCCGGGGCTGGAatgccatttatttttgcagcctTTCGGATAATAGCTTCTGCCTCTTTATATCTTCCCTGGGACATCAGCCACCGAGGGGATTCAGGAATGATCCTGCAATAAGTTTCAGAATAAATGACTCAACGTTTTCACAAAAGTAAGACATTATTAAAACCACATGTACAGTTTTTTTGAACTACGCTCTCATCTCGCAAGTTACTTGTGGTTGAACATGGTCAGCACAGAAGCATGCAGGCAATGTAATTCATGAACATGTCCCACTGGGACCAGTGACAGAGCTCAAGTACATGGGATGTGCTTATCCTCCTGCTGAAGGAGATGCATGAGCCTTTCTCCTGGGGggctgccttttttcttctcgtattttttttcttttttaaagaataactGATGTCCACCAGAAAAGACTGATGTTGCtggacaaacagaaaaatggggGTAGCTTAACCATTGTTAAGCAAAATTATTCTTAGGAAACTGCATACAGAGTGGAAATGCTTTAAATGCACAGAGGGTATATTTAAAGGTTCTGTGTCACAGGAATCTATATATGAACCTCACAATTCTACCACAAATCTGATGCAGGCTCTCCTAGGCAAAGGACAGAGGCACTGTTCCCATGCAGAGCTGATG includes these proteins:
- the LOC118254942 gene encoding solute carrier family 22 member 4-like, which produces MRDYEEVAAFLGEWGRFQRLVFFLLSASIVPNGFNGMSAVFLAGTPAHRCAVPRGANLSGEWLNASIPLELRGGRAEPSRCRRYRLAALANFSALGLRPGSDVELGELEQEPCLDGWEYSRDVYRSTIVTEWNLVCEDDWKVPLTTSLFFVGVLIGSFISGQLSDRFGRKSILFSTMAVQTGFSFLQIFSTSWEMFTVLFLIVGMGQISNYVVAFILGTEILGKSVRIIFSTLGVCIFFAIGYMLLPLFAYFIRDWRMLLLALTVPGLFCVPLWWIIPESPRWLMSQGRYKEAEAIIRKAAKINGIPAPAVIFDTAEMQDSKPQQQQKAILLDLFRTRNIATITIMSLLLWFFTSVGYFGLSLNTPNLHGNVYINCFLLAVVEVPSYVIAWLLLRFLPRRYSIAGTLFLGGGVVLFIQLVPTDYSALSVGLVMLGKFGITSAFSMLYVYNVELYPTLVRNMAVGATSTASRLGSIIAPYFVYLGAYDRILPYILMGSLTVLIGILTLFLPESYGNSLPESFEQMLKVKCFRNGQQTTGARNSKKSPKILVTPM